The following proteins are co-located in the Calliphora vicina chromosome 2, idCalVici1.1, whole genome shotgun sequence genome:
- the LOC135950643 gene encoding uncharacterized protein LOC135950643, whose product MQNDRPVTRSVARAQASRAENENNVDDNEEFVEGPQYVNFENPSPGIYSYSSKVQLPKLQGYSLNNIESWFIRLDAFFKLHNITNDSEQFSITIIHLDERLYDEAFDIITNPLSINKFITLKEVISNKFSTSSISRLEQLASRIQLGDTKPSHLLTKLQRTNVTQDKNIIRDFWLQRLPPTARAVLAGMIRSQPNISFTELSLVADEIVDSLRNSNNGIAEISEESLNSDICAVGNTGSVNKRLSNLENSISRIEKSLRTLSLPNQQSRQSNSQQNANTNILCWYHFKFGNNAKQCKEPCTFNSKN is encoded by the coding sequence ATGCAAAACGATAGACCAGTAACTCGAAGTGTTGCAAGAGCTCAAGCATCTCGTGCAGAAAATGAGAATAATGTTGACGACAATGAAGAATTTGTGGAAGGACCTCAATACGTCAATTTCGAAAATCCTTCTCCTGGAATTTATTCATACTCATCGAAAGTGCAACTACCAAAACTTCAAGGATATTCTTTAAACAACATTGAGTCATGGTTTATTCGTTTGGATGCGTTTTTTAAGTTGCACAATATCACTAACGATAGCGAACAATTCAGCATTACTATTATTCATTTGGATGAGCGTCTGTATGATGAAGCTTTCGATATTATAACCAATCCACTATCGATTAATAAATTTATCACTCTAAAAGAAgtgatttcaaataaattttctaccTCATCAATATCACGTTTAGAGCAATTAGCTTCCCGTATACAGTTGGGCGATACCAAACCAAGTCATTTGTTAACTAAACTACAACGTACCAATGTAACCCAAGACAAGAACATAATTCGTGATTTTTGGTTACAACGTTTACCTCCAACAGCTCGTGCGGTTTTAGCAGGTATGATAAGAAGTCAGCCAAATATATCATTTACAGAATTGTCACTGGTTGCTGATGAAATCGTTGATTCGTTAAGAAATAGCAACAACGGGATAGCCGAAATTTCTGAGGAATCGTTGAATTCTGATATATGTGCAGTTGGCAACACAGGATCAGTAAATAAACGTCTGtcaaatttggaaaattctaTCTCGCGCATTGAAAAATCATTGAGAACTTTATCTTTACCAAATCAACAGAGCCGCCAGTCTAATTCTCAACAAAACGctaacacaaatattttatgctGGTATCATTTCAAGTTTGGCAATAATGCCAAACAATGTAAAGAACCTTGTAcctttaactcaaaaaactaa